A genome region from Methylicorpusculum oleiharenae includes the following:
- a CDS encoding PRTRC system ParB family protein translates to MQTHQAKLTKVPIDHISVQEGFNPRKFFDNCEFQQLVVSVQAEGVIQPIIVRPVADGNGYWVVAGERRWRAAKEAGLTEIPAVVRKLSDREARLIATVENSQRADMSPAEEAVAARDVLSDCGGDKKEALRLLGWSTVKFDARLLLLHAAPEVLTALTERQIKLGHAELLSQLPSDFQSATLSKILENGYSVAELKSRLASFSLDLSKATFDKTACNGCPHNSSMQSSLFEEHINEGRCANRACFEQKTEAAMLEKKASLSEQYAVVFLDTQRRPDSFKIICQSGGEGVGKSQFEKGCKQCAHLGALLSTSPDRLGRITEDCCFNLDCHKEKVTAYQESLKTSSVPANDDKGKTLPKKSTKPAHPATGKSPDSSIGSAVKEDDTRNASAAIPPARVIEKIEGFYRDLGAKQISDNKLAVLCVNTFALYRLVRSSFPFEKMPASLKDPTRIGGEIGVFVKALSDLGMEDTLAFNHRLLSHLLGEHEKPHPILNKTWAKGAASVLNVTQAKLADHFILDREFLGSFTKAGIEGVLREAVNGNGVSFVEHYEKQSEKHKIAALMKKKNNEILDEVFGCGYDFSGFVPSCVLKFMGDDSHQDMASSNETPSPFKDDLADDLDCERTESGTANSDDERATLDAVVERPA, encoded by the coding sequence ATGCAAACCCATCAAGCAAAACTCACAAAAGTGCCTATCGATCACATCAGTGTTCAAGAGGGATTCAATCCACGCAAATTCTTTGATAACTGCGAATTTCAGCAGTTAGTCGTTTCGGTACAGGCTGAAGGAGTGATTCAGCCGATCATTGTCAGGCCGGTTGCTGATGGCAATGGCTATTGGGTGGTAGCGGGTGAACGCCGCTGGAGAGCTGCAAAGGAAGCCGGTTTAACTGAAATTCCTGCGGTAGTGCGTAAGCTGAGCGACAGGGAAGCCAGATTGATTGCAACCGTCGAAAATTCGCAAAGGGCTGATATGAGTCCAGCCGAAGAAGCGGTGGCAGCCAGGGATGTGTTGAGTGATTGCGGTGGTGATAAAAAGGAAGCGTTACGGCTTTTGGGCTGGAGTACTGTTAAGTTCGATGCGCGGTTATTGCTGCTTCATGCGGCCCCGGAAGTGCTCACTGCGCTGACAGAACGCCAAATCAAACTGGGTCATGCGGAATTGCTCTCGCAACTGCCCAGCGACTTCCAGAGCGCAACGCTCAGCAAAATTCTCGAAAACGGCTATTCCGTTGCTGAACTGAAAAGCCGATTGGCGTCATTCTCTCTGGATTTGTCGAAGGCCACGTTCGATAAGACGGCTTGCAATGGATGCCCTCATAACTCCAGTATGCAATCCAGTCTGTTCGAAGAACATATCAACGAGGGACGGTGCGCGAATCGGGCTTGCTTTGAGCAAAAAACCGAAGCGGCGATGTTAGAGAAAAAAGCGTCATTATCCGAACAATACGCTGTCGTTTTTCTCGACACTCAAAGAAGACCGGATTCTTTCAAGATTATCTGCCAGTCCGGTGGGGAAGGCGTTGGCAAATCTCAGTTTGAAAAAGGCTGTAAGCAATGCGCTCATTTGGGTGCCTTGCTATCCACTTCACCCGATCGTTTGGGTCGAATTACGGAGGATTGCTGCTTTAATCTAGATTGCCACAAAGAAAAAGTGACGGCCTACCAAGAGAGCTTGAAAACGTCATCCGTTCCGGCGAACGACGATAAAGGTAAAACTTTACCCAAGAAATCAACCAAACCCGCCCATCCAGCGACCGGGAAAAGCCCGGATTCTAGCATTGGTTCCGCTGTAAAAGAGGATGACACCCGCAATGCAAGTGCGGCAATTCCCCCAGCCAGAGTGATTGAGAAAATCGAAGGATTTTACCGCGACCTTGGTGCAAAACAGATTTCCGATAATAAACTGGCGGTCTTGTGCGTGAACACCTTCGCGCTTTATCGGTTGGTGAGAAGTTCGTTTCCGTTTGAAAAAATGCCAGCGTCCTTAAAAGACCCGACAAGAATTGGCGGCGAAATAGGGGTATTCGTGAAGGCGTTGTCGGATTTAGGTATGGAAGACACGCTGGCTTTCAATCATCGTCTGTTAAGCCATTTGCTGGGTGAGCATGAAAAACCCCATCCGATTCTGAATAAGACATGGGCGAAAGGCGCTGCATCCGTATTGAATGTTACGCAAGCAAAACTGGCTGACCATTTTATTCTGGATAGGGAGTTCTTGGGCTCGTTCACCAAAGCAGGAATCGAAGGTGTACTGCGTGAAGCGGTAAACGGCAATGGCGTATCTTTCGTCGAGCATTATGAAAAGCAAAGCGAGAAACACAAAATCGCTGCGCTGATGAAGAAGAAAAACAACGAAATCTTGGATGAAGTTTTTGGGTGCGGTTACGACTTTTCAGGCTTTGTACCGAGTTGCGTTTTGAAGTTTATGGGTGATGATAGTCATCAAGACATGGCATCGAGCAATGAAACGCCAAGCCCGTTCAAGGATGATTTGGCAGACGACTTGGATTGCGAACGGACAGAATCGGGCACCGCAAACAGCGACGACGAACGCGCGACCT
- a CDS encoding ATP-binding protein — MDPIRNPFAPGAGSPPPELAGRDSVRQKMKLCLGRLRIGRPAKSVMLVGLRGVGKTVLLDRMMKDAEADGMITIRIEAPEGRSLPAMLAPQLRLALLRLNRIAKAADYAVRGLKALAGFASKLKVTFNDIEVGFDFDPEPGLADNGDLEGDLTMLLEQVGLAAKAAETVVAIYIDELQYVEEAQLAALISALHRCSQNQLPLTVIGAGLPQLRGKMGDAKSYSERLFDFPEIGPLNAADATEAIVKPILSEGAEVDASAVDLIIAETKGYPYFLQEWGKHAWDIATQSPIANSDIERASKEAIATLDESFFRVRFDRLTPKEKQYLRAMAELGPGPHRSGDIAAELARETSSLGPIRSSLIVKGMIWSPTHGDTAFTVPLFDEFMKRIVPGKDWTKTE; from the coding sequence ATGGACCCAATACGTAATCCATTTGCCCCTGGTGCTGGTAGCCCGCCTCCTGAGCTTGCTGGTCGTGACAGTGTTCGCCAAAAAATGAAACTTTGTCTTGGACGCCTGCGCATTGGCCGTCCTGCAAAAAGCGTCATGCTTGTGGGTCTACGTGGAGTTGGTAAAACGGTACTTTTGGACCGAATGATGAAAGATGCCGAAGCCGACGGTATGATAACCATTCGCATTGAAGCACCAGAAGGACGCTCATTGCCGGCCATGTTGGCACCACAATTACGTTTGGCGTTGCTTAGATTAAATCGCATCGCTAAGGCGGCAGACTACGCAGTTCGTGGCCTAAAGGCATTGGCTGGATTTGCCAGTAAGCTAAAGGTAACATTCAATGACATAGAGGTTGGATTTGATTTCGATCCGGAGCCAGGCCTTGCTGATAATGGTGATCTTGAAGGCGACCTGACAATGCTGTTAGAGCAAGTAGGTTTGGCGGCAAAAGCGGCGGAAACGGTTGTAGCCATTTACATCGATGAATTGCAATATGTAGAAGAAGCGCAGTTGGCAGCTCTCATTTCGGCGTTACACCGCTGTTCGCAGAATCAATTACCACTTACTGTTATTGGCGCTGGACTCCCACAACTGCGAGGCAAAATGGGCGATGCCAAGTCATATTCCGAGCGACTGTTTGATTTTCCTGAGATTGGCCCGTTAAACGCTGCTGATGCAACTGAGGCCATCGTTAAGCCTATCTTGAGCGAGGGAGCAGAAGTTGACGCAAGTGCGGTAGATCTGATTATTGCGGAAACAAAGGGGTATCCCTATTTCCTTCAGGAATGGGGAAAACATGCATGGGATATTGCGACGCAGAGTCCAATTGCCAATAGTGACATTGAGCGTGCATCCAAGGAAGCCATCGCAACTTTGGATGAAAGTTTTTTCCGTGTTCGGTTTGATCGTCTCACACCAAAGGAAAAACAATACCTGCGTGCCATGGCTGAATTGGGCCCAGGTCCACACAGATCAGGCGATATTGCTGCCGAGCTGGCCCGTGAAACCTCATCACTGGGACCGATCCGCAGCAGTTTAATTGTGAAGGGAATGATTTGGAGCCCTACACATGGTGATACAGCGTTTACTGTGCCTTTGTTCGATGAATTTATGAAAAGAATCGTACCGGGCAAAGACTGGACAAAAACCGAATAA
- a CDS encoding anti-phage-associated DUF499 domain-containing protein: MRTIRSACKLQPKALDINVGDQIEQLDQIINETNGQEYFNKTFITDGMKSLLTKGMSRLAGKSNDTVFHLKQAMGGGKTHLMVGFGLLAKDQALRSNQIGVMPYQSDFGTAKIAAFNGRNNPPTYLWGEIARQLGKESLFREYWEAGAKAPDERAWMQIFDGDTPILILLDEMPPYFHYYSTQVLGNGTVADVITRAFSNMLTAAQKKKNVCIVVSDLEAAYDTGGKLIQRALDDATQELGRAEVSITPVNLESNEIYEILRKRLFLSLPDNSEISDIAGVYASRLAEAARARTVERSAEALATEIESTYPFHPSFRSIVALFKDNEKFKQTRGLMELVSRLLKSVWESNEDVYLIGAQHFDLSIADVREKLADISEMRDVIARDLWDSSDSAHAQIIDIDNGNNYAKQVGTLLLTASLSTAVNSVKGLSESEMLECLIDPIRQASDFRAAFTELHKAAWYLHQTQEGRSYFDRQENLTKKLQGYADKAPQNKVDELIRHRLDEMYKPTTKEAYDRVLPLPEMDEAEAVLKTTRALLIISPDGKAPPEVVKRFFGSLINKNNILVLSGEKSSMASVDKAARHVYAVTKTDSEINASHPQRKELDEKKAQYEQDFQTTVLSVFDKLMFPGKNGDEDVLRTKALDSTYPSNEHYNGERQIIKTLTSDPIKLYTQIPENFDALRARSEQLLFGAQDEARKTDLLDKMKQKTQMPWLPSKGFDQLAQEAFQRGIWEDLGNGYITKKPKAKQTEVLVFPDSTPDDNGKVRLKIDVVNAGNSPKIHYQEDGEVTTKSPILTDNVLLTKALRVQFIAIDPTEKNQTGNATTWTNELTIRNRFDEVARKVELFVAPKGTIRYTLDGSEARNGIDYTGAIEIGDNAATVYVFAECEGIEAKRNFSFAESGSKEILIIKEKPAQLYSPTPKRLDNAAKTYEGLKLAKEKNITFEQVTLIIGSAPKVIHLSLGEMKIDADFIEKALSHLQTLVTPEAPVAMQFKKANTFTGHDLEQFAKALGIELINDEVIQE, from the coding sequence ATGAGAACCATCCGAAGCGCCTGTAAGCTTCAGCCAAAAGCCCTCGATATTAATGTTGGTGATCAGATAGAGCAGCTCGACCAGATCATTAATGAAACCAATGGTCAGGAGTATTTCAATAAAACCTTCATCACTGACGGGATGAAGTCTCTTTTGACAAAAGGTATGTCCCGCCTGGCCGGGAAATCGAATGACACTGTTTTTCACCTGAAACAAGCAATGGGGGGTGGTAAAACTCATTTAATGGTGGGTTTTGGGCTTCTCGCTAAAGATCAGGCTCTTCGTTCCAACCAGATTGGGGTAATGCCATATCAATCCGATTTTGGAACTGCAAAGATTGCTGCGTTCAATGGCAGAAATAATCCACCTACCTATTTATGGGGAGAAATAGCCCGTCAACTAGGTAAGGAATCTCTATTCCGCGAGTATTGGGAAGCAGGAGCGAAAGCGCCTGATGAAAGAGCTTGGATGCAAATTTTCGATGGTGATACCCCCATCTTAATTTTACTCGATGAGATGCCACCCTATTTCCATTATTACAGTACGCAGGTTTTAGGTAATGGTACAGTTGCGGACGTGATCACCCGAGCTTTTTCCAATATGCTCACCGCTGCGCAGAAGAAAAAGAACGTCTGTATCGTTGTTTCCGACTTGGAAGCGGCTTACGACACCGGTGGTAAATTGATTCAACGCGCACTTGATGATGCAACTCAGGAGTTAGGCAGAGCGGAAGTCAGTATTACGCCAGTAAACCTTGAATCAAATGAAATCTATGAAATCCTGAGAAAGCGCTTATTCCTGTCTCTTCCTGATAATAGTGAAATCTCAGATATTGCCGGGGTGTATGCAAGCCGTCTTGCCGAGGCTGCAAGAGCCAGAACAGTTGAACGTAGTGCAGAAGCCCTTGCCACTGAAATTGAATCGACCTATCCATTTCACCCCAGCTTTAGAAGTATCGTTGCTCTTTTTAAGGACAATGAAAAATTTAAGCAAACCCGTGGCTTAATGGAGCTTGTTTCCCGATTACTGAAATCAGTCTGGGAAAGTAATGAGGATGTTTATCTAATTGGTGCTCAGCATTTTGATCTGTCGATAGCGGATGTCCGGGAAAAACTCGCGGATATTTCTGAAATGCGTGATGTTATAGCTAGAGACCTGTGGGACTCATCCGACAGCGCTCATGCACAGATCATCGATATAGATAACGGCAATAACTACGCCAAGCAAGTAGGAACGTTGCTACTAACAGCGAGCTTATCAACGGCCGTAAATTCTGTAAAAGGCCTCTCAGAAAGCGAGATGCTTGAATGTCTGATTGATCCCATCCGTCAGGCCAGTGATTTTCGTGCCGCTTTTACGGAGCTTCACAAAGCAGCCTGGTATCTTCACCAGACACAGGAGGGAAGAAGCTATTTCGACCGTCAGGAGAACCTGACCAAAAAACTGCAAGGTTATGCAGATAAGGCACCACAGAACAAAGTCGATGAACTGATACGTCATCGTTTAGACGAGATGTATAAGCCAACAACAAAAGAGGCTTATGATCGAGTACTTCCGCTACCTGAAATGGACGAGGCCGAAGCAGTGCTTAAAACTACACGGGCTTTACTCATTATCAGTCCTGACGGTAAAGCACCGCCAGAAGTGGTGAAACGCTTTTTTGGTAGCTTGATTAATAAAAACAACATTCTCGTTCTTTCCGGCGAGAAATCATCGATGGCAAGCGTTGATAAGGCGGCAAGGCATGTCTACGCGGTGACGAAGACGGATAGCGAGATCAATGCATCGCATCCTCAACGAAAAGAACTCGATGAAAAGAAAGCGCAGTACGAACAGGACTTTCAAACGACTGTCCTTTCAGTGTTTGATAAGCTTATGTTTCCTGGTAAAAACGGTGACGAAGATGTGCTCCGCACTAAAGCTCTGGACAGCACCTATCCTTCCAACGAACACTATAACGGCGAACGTCAGATTATCAAAACCCTCACTTCAGATCCTATTAAACTTTACACCCAAATTCCCGAAAACTTTGATGCCCTCAGAGCGCGATCTGAACAGTTGCTGTTTGGGGCACAGGACGAGGCTAGAAAAACAGACCTGCTGGATAAAATGAAACAGAAAACTCAAATGCCTTGGCTTCCCTCCAAAGGATTTGATCAGCTTGCACAGGAAGCTTTTCAAAGAGGTATTTGGGAAGATTTGGGTAATGGCTATATCACTAAAAAACCCAAGGCAAAACAGACCGAGGTTTTAGTTTTTCCAGATAGTACGCCCGATGACAACGGAAAAGTGCGTCTAAAAATTGACGTGGTCAATGCCGGAAACAGCCCCAAAATTCACTATCAGGAAGACGGTGAAGTGACGACTAAGTCCCCCATTCTGACTGACAATGTCCTGCTCACCAAGGCATTGCGAGTGCAGTTTATTGCCATTGATCCTACCGAAAAAAATCAGACGGGTAATGCTACAACCTGGACAAATGAATTAACCATCAGAAATCGCTTTGATGAGGTTGCTCGTAAAGTGGAGCTTTTTGTCGCTCCTAAGGGAACTATCCGCTATACCCTTGATGGCTCAGAGGCAAGAAATGGTATTGATTACACAGGGGCAATAGAAATTGGCGACAATGCAGCTACAGTCTATGTGTTTGCAGAATGCGAGGGTATCGAAGCAAAACGTAACTTTTCCTTTGCGGAATCTGGCTCAAAAGAGATTCTGATTATTAAGGAAAAACCAGCGCAGCTATACAGCCCTACGCCCAAGCGACTTGATAACGCCGCAAAAACCTATGAAGGTCTTAAACTCGCCAAAGAGAAAAACATCACTTTTGAACAGGTGACGCTTATTATCGGCTCTGCCCCTAAGGTAATCCACCTATCCCTAGGTGAGATGAAAATTGATGCTGATTTTATTGAAAAGGCACTGTCACATCTTCAAACCCTGGTTACACCAGAGGCACCGGTGGCGATGCAGTTTAAAAAAGCCAACACCTTTACGGGACATGATTTGGAGCAATTCGCCAAGGCGTTGGGTATAGAACTCATCAATGATGAGGTCATTCAAGAATGA
- a CDS encoding anti-phage-associated DUF3780 domain-containing protein, whose amino-acid sequence MMQTTDFGAPSGFGAHCFYVEIPAIPRYAVRIYEDYGFDGDESRRETTECRVILARELWTKIRDDARRDFNARLKAKKQSTGSWNTGTVKLDRFLGRELCVLAWAAEHATPQECLIICQKWLALRPEERWWFYSKTAAEARLADQSERGWRKALYCALSDGISIKLEQKIKPKGLKTKDVNEEALPSLFDFIEIGEI is encoded by the coding sequence ATGATGCAAACCACAGATTTTGGTGCGCCATCCGGATTTGGAGCACATTGCTTTTATGTGGAAATTCCGGCCATTCCTCGATACGCGGTCCGCATTTATGAGGACTATGGCTTTGATGGGGATGAGAGCCGTCGTGAGACGACAGAGTGTCGCGTAATTCTTGCTCGGGAACTCTGGACCAAAATTCGGGATGATGCTCGCCGTGATTTTAATGCCCGCCTGAAGGCGAAAAAGCAGAGCACTGGATCATGGAATACTGGCACGGTTAAGCTTGATCGGTTTTTAGGTCGTGAGCTTTGCGTTTTAGCCTGGGCGGCAGAACATGCAACTCCTCAGGAGTGTTTAATCATCTGTCAAAAGTGGCTTGCCCTGCGTCCGGAAGAACGCTGGTGGTTTTACTCAAAGACTGCTGCCGAAGCCAGGCTGGCAGATCAGTCCGAGCGGGGCTGGCGTAAGGCACTTTATTGTGCTCTCTCCGATGGAATCAGCATAAAACTTGAGCAGAAAATCAAACCTAAAGGTTTAAAAACAAAAGATGTTAATGAAGAGGCTCTGCCATCCCTCTTTGATTTTATTGAAATTGGGGAAATATAA
- a CDS encoding anti-phage-associated DUF1156 domain-containing protein, whose protein sequence is MALQPFEWKDKPALIEHLFPVQKISAESFKEQMAGSGKTLTALGSYWKGRKPLILNKACILGALLPATDDPLKDLQIFELLMGMDSQTMQKRIEATLPASKQAIVSEYLVLPYNEQVRKAKRPEELPDSLFSHAWSKVNAHLGTSASSFSELLEQIGIARFGHRPRVADVFSGSGQIPFEAARLGCDVYASDLNPIACMLTWGGFNIVGASAEKRIAIDNAQKELAKKIQTEVDTLEIETDGKGWRAKVYLYCLEVHCPESGWKVPLLPSLIISKGYKVVARLVPIPVEKRYDIEIVYVDTDEQVENAKVGTVQDGDIVHSPNGIIVHRVSINTIRGDYKDGKENKNRLRLWEKSDFIPRPDDIFQERLYCVQWMKQKSGGKNFDYEFRTVTAADLKREQIVIDYVQTHLADWQEKGFVPDMMIEKGDETERLYRERGWSHWHHLFNARQLLFVGLSNQSQIAVNKFAITALVDRCSRLCRWDNSAYKGGGGNSANVFDNQALNTVWNYGCRSFLYVADYIQPNFKSFSVTSKTTVNSHTASNLETENDIYITDPPYGDAVKYEEITEFFIAWLRKNPPAEFSHWTWDSRRSLAIKGEDEGFRQGMVAAYRKMTELMPENGIQVLMFTHQSGSIWADMANIIWASGLQVTAAWYVVTEADSALRQGANVTGTIMLVLRKRHQHLETFRDDLGWEIEEAVKEQMESLVGLDKSVRAQGSEGLYTDADLQMAGYAAALKVLTAYSVIDGKNMVVEAEAPRQKGKKTFVDELIDFAVLTAVQFLVPVGFEKSEWQKLAAVERFYLKMAEMEHQGSQSLDNYQNFAKAFKIHHFDQLMSDSSKANSARLKLSTEFKSSMMTGDAEIASTPLRALLYAMYELTKEVEVDDVLLHLMDNCPNYLPTKPLLAKMADYLAEKRECLKPTKTFDPKGEASAARVMAEAIRNQKL, encoded by the coding sequence ATGGCTTTGCAACCCTTTGAATGGAAAGATAAACCTGCACTAATTGAACACCTGTTTCCTGTTCAGAAAATTTCGGCGGAAAGTTTCAAGGAGCAGATGGCGGGTTCTGGTAAAACTTTGACAGCTTTGGGTAGTTACTGGAAGGGACGAAAACCACTTATTCTTAATAAAGCCTGTATTCTTGGTGCGTTGCTTCCTGCAACTGATGATCCACTCAAAGACCTTCAGATTTTCGAGTTATTGATGGGTATGGACAGTCAAACGATGCAAAAGCGCATCGAAGCGACTTTGCCGGCCTCAAAGCAGGCCATCGTTAGTGAATATTTGGTATTGCCCTACAACGAGCAGGTTAGAAAGGCAAAGCGCCCTGAAGAGCTTCCTGATTCGCTTTTTTCTCATGCCTGGTCAAAGGTAAATGCTCACCTTGGTACTTCAGCATCATCGTTCTCTGAACTGTTGGAACAAATCGGCATAGCTCGCTTTGGTCACCGGCCAAGAGTTGCCGATGTTTTTAGCGGTAGTGGGCAAATTCCCTTTGAAGCAGCACGGCTAGGCTGCGATGTTTATGCCTCCGATCTGAATCCGATTGCCTGTATGCTCACTTGGGGTGGTTTTAACATCGTCGGCGCAAGTGCGGAGAAACGCATTGCAATCGACAATGCGCAAAAAGAACTGGCTAAAAAAATACAAACTGAGGTTGATACCTTAGAAATTGAAACCGATGGCAAAGGGTGGCGTGCAAAGGTATATCTCTACTGCCTTGAGGTTCATTGTCCAGAAAGTGGCTGGAAAGTTCCTCTGCTACCTAGCCTTATTATTAGTAAAGGTTATAAGGTAGTGGCACGACTTGTACCTATTCCAGTTGAGAAACGGTATGACATTGAAATAGTTTATGTTGATACGGATGAGCAAGTTGAAAATGCAAAGGTTGGAACGGTACAGGATGGCGATATTGTTCATTCACCCAATGGAATAATAGTGCATCGTGTCAGCATAAATACTATTCGAGGCGATTACAAAGACGGCAAAGAAAATAAAAACCGCCTGAGATTATGGGAAAAATCAGATTTCATTCCCCGCCCAGATGATATTTTTCAAGAGCGACTTTATTGCGTGCAATGGATGAAGCAAAAGTCAGGAGGTAAGAATTTTGACTATGAATTCCGCACCGTTACTGCTGCTGATTTAAAACGTGAACAAATCGTTATTGATTACGTTCAAACGCATTTAGCGGATTGGCAGGAAAAAGGTTTTGTACCTGACATGATGATTGAAAAAGGCGATGAAACTGAACGGCTTTATCGTGAACGTGGTTGGTCGCATTGGCACCATTTGTTTAATGCACGGCAGTTGCTATTCGTTGGACTATCAAATCAATCTCAAATTGCTGTCAATAAATTTGCGATTACTGCGCTCGTAGATAGATGTTCACGTTTATGTAGATGGGATAACAGTGCATACAAAGGCGGCGGCGGAAACTCTGCAAACGTATTTGATAATCAAGCATTAAATACTGTTTGGAATTATGGATGTAGAAGTTTTTTATATGTTGCCGATTATATTCAACCAAATTTCAAATCATTTTCTGTTACATCAAAAACAACTGTTAATTCTCACACCGCTTCAAACCTCGAAACAGAAAACGACATTTACATCACCGACCCGCCTTATGGTGACGCGGTGAAATATGAAGAAATCACCGAGTTTTTTATTGCTTGGCTCCGAAAAAATCCGCCTGCTGAATTTTCTCATTGGACGTGGGATAGTCGTCGTTCGCTTGCGATCAAGGGCGAAGACGAAGGCTTTCGACAAGGCATGGTGGCAGCTTACCGTAAAATGACTGAACTGATGCCCGAAAACGGTATTCAGGTATTGATGTTTACCCATCAAAGTGGCTCTATCTGGGCTGACATGGCAAACATCATTTGGGCAAGTGGATTGCAAGTGACTGCGGCGTGGTATGTAGTCACAGAAGCAGACTCAGCACTTCGGCAAGGTGCCAATGTGACAGGAACCATTATGCTGGTACTACGTAAACGCCATCAACATCTTGAAACCTTCCGCGATGACCTTGGCTGGGAGATTGAGGAAGCTGTAAAAGAGCAGATGGAATCCCTAGTAGGTCTTGATAAATCAGTAAGAGCACAAGGTTCAGAAGGGCTTTATACCGATGCCGATCTGCAGATGGCGGGCTATGCGGCGGCACTAAAAGTGCTCACAGCTTACTCGGTCATTGACGGTAAAAATATGGTGGTTGAAGCTGAAGCCCCCCGCCAAAAAGGAAAAAAGACCTTTGTTGACGAGTTGATAGATTTTGCCGTGCTAACAGCGGTGCAGTTTCTGGTGCCAGTGGGCTTTGAGAAGAGTGAATGGCAGAAGCTTGCTGCTGTGGAACGGTTTTACCTAAAAATGGCAGAGATGGAACATCAAGGCAGTCAGTCTCTTGATAACTATCAGAATTTTGCCAAAGCTTTCAAAATACACCACTTTGATCAACTGATGAGTGATTCCTCAAAGGCAAACTCAGCGCGACTGAAACTTTCCACCGAGTTCAAGTCATCAATGATGACAGGGGATGCGGAGATTGCATCAACTCCGCTACGGGCGTTGTTATATGCCATGTATGAGCTCACCAAAGAGGTTGAAGTTGATGATGTACTGCTGCATTTAATGGACAATTGCCCTAACTATCTACCCACCAAGCCACTACTGGCGAAAATGGCTGACTACCTTGCAGAAAAGCGGGAATGCCTGAAGCCTACTAAAACATTTGATCCTAAGGGCGAGGCAAGTGCCGCCCGGGTGATGGCGGAAGCCATTCGTAACCAGAAGCTTTAA